A stretch of Coriobacteriia bacterium DNA encodes these proteins:
- the ffh gene encoding signal recognition particle protein — protein sequence MFENLSNRLQDTFDNLRGKGRLTEADIDVAMREVRMALLEADVNFKVVKEFVSKTKERCLTSEVLDSLTPAQNVVRVVLDELIELLGTTESRLVLSSRIPNVIMLVGLQGSGKTTAAAKLAYLLKGQGHAPLLAACDVYRPAAADQLETLGGELGVKVFRGDGQHPVQIAKDAIRAAVDDMKDVVIVDTAGRLQIDEAMMQEAEDIKAAVKPDQILMVVDSMTGQDIVNVVQAFAERVDFDGVIMTKLDGDARGGGALSVRSVTGKPIKFISTGEKPDAFQVFHPDRMARRILGMGDMVSIIEKAQEQADEEQAQAAERMLNQGLTFDDFLVQLKSIEKMGGFASILSALPGGDRIMQKMGTGGLDESLTKKTEAIIHSMTKEERAKPKVINGSRRARIARGAGVEVYDVNTLIKQFDQMNKMMGKMRTMAQQQGGKGKKSRKRGFGGMPGLGSLGGLGNMAEMQKLMKDMMSKSQ from the coding sequence ATGTTCGAGAACCTCTCCAACCGCTTGCAGGACACGTTCGACAATCTGCGCGGCAAGGGGCGCCTCACGGAGGCCGACATCGACGTTGCCATGCGCGAAGTACGCATGGCCCTGCTCGAAGCCGACGTTAACTTCAAGGTCGTCAAAGAGTTCGTCTCGAAGACGAAAGAGCGCTGCCTGACGTCTGAGGTGCTCGACTCGCTGACGCCGGCGCAGAACGTCGTGCGCGTCGTGCTCGACGAGCTCATTGAGCTGCTCGGCACAACGGAGAGCCGCCTCGTGCTTTCGAGCCGCATTCCGAACGTCATCATGCTCGTCGGCCTCCAGGGCTCAGGCAAGACGACGGCGGCCGCCAAGCTCGCCTATCTGCTCAAGGGACAGGGGCACGCGCCCCTGCTCGCCGCGTGCGACGTCTACCGCCCCGCCGCCGCCGACCAGCTCGAGACACTCGGCGGAGAGCTGGGTGTCAAGGTGTTCCGCGGCGACGGCCAGCACCCTGTGCAGATTGCCAAGGACGCTATCCGCGCGGCTGTTGACGACATGAAGGACGTCGTCATCGTCGACACGGCGGGTCGCCTGCAGATCGACGAGGCCATGATGCAGGAGGCCGAGGACATCAAGGCCGCCGTGAAGCCCGATCAGATCCTCATGGTCGTTGACTCCATGACGGGCCAGGACATCGTGAACGTCGTGCAGGCGTTTGCCGAGCGCGTCGACTTCGACGGCGTCATCATGACGAAGCTCGACGGCGACGCGCGCGGCGGCGGCGCCCTGTCCGTGCGCAGCGTCACGGGCAAGCCCATCAAGTTCATCTCCACCGGCGAGAAGCCCGACGCGTTCCAGGTGTTCCACCCCGACCGCATGGCCCGTCGCATCCTGGGCATGGGCGACATGGTGTCCATCATCGAGAAGGCCCAGGAGCAGGCAGACGAGGAGCAAGCCCAGGCTGCGGAGCGCATGCTGAACCAGGGCCTGACGTTCGATGACTTTCTCGTGCAGCTCAAGTCCATCGAGAAGATGGGTGGCTTCGCGTCTATCCTGTCGGCGCTGCCCGGCGGCGACCGCATCATGCAGAAGATGGGCACGGGTGGTCTGGACGAGTCACTCACGAAGAAGACCGAGGCCATCATTCACTCCATGACGAAAGAGGAGCGCGCGAAGCCCAAGGTCATCAACGGGTCGCGTCGCGCCCGCATCGCTCGGGGTGCCGGCGTCGAGGTCTACGACGTCAACACGCTGATCAAGCAGTTCGATCAGATGAACAAGATGATGGGCAAGATGCGTACGATGGCGCAGCAGCAAGGCGGCAAAGGCAAGAAGAGTCGCAAACGTGGCTTCGGCGGCATGCCGGGCCTCGGCTCGCTCGGCGGACTGGGGAACATGGCCGAGATGCAAAAGCTGATGAAAGACATGATGTCCAAGTCGCAGTAG
- the ftsY gene encoding signal recognition particle-docking protein FtsY: MGWFQRLSEGLSKTRKKITGELNVLFELGPKVGDEFWDDLEATLIMSDIGAGAAEQVTSQLREISQREELTGVREVNKALVNLLAEAFTPCESDPFDDTPSCVLFVGVNGAGKTTTVGKIASEAKDRGLHPIIGSADTFRAAAIEQLDVWGERAGVQVVKRERGADPASVCYDTLDAAERQGSNLVLIDTAGRLQTSTDLMRELQKVVQVTRKRAQMPVHVVLVIDSTTGQNGLSQAGEFNKALGIDGVIMTKLDGTAKGGIALAVSHDLHLPILRVGVGETIEDLRPFDAHEFAQALITGQED; this comes from the coding sequence ATGGGATGGTTCCAACGGCTCTCCGAGGGCCTGAGCAAGACGCGCAAGAAGATCACCGGCGAGCTCAACGTCCTGTTCGAGCTGGGTCCGAAGGTAGGCGACGAGTTCTGGGACGACCTTGAGGCCACGCTTATCATGAGCGACATCGGGGCGGGAGCCGCCGAGCAGGTGACGAGTCAGCTGCGCGAGATTTCACAGCGCGAGGAGCTCACCGGCGTGCGCGAGGTCAACAAGGCTCTCGTCAACTTGCTGGCCGAGGCGTTTACGCCCTGCGAGAGCGATCCGTTCGACGACACGCCGAGCTGCGTGCTGTTCGTCGGCGTCAACGGAGCGGGCAAGACGACGACCGTCGGCAAGATTGCCTCCGAGGCAAAGGACCGCGGCCTGCACCCCATCATCGGCAGCGCAGACACGTTCCGCGCGGCTGCCATAGAGCAGCTTGACGTGTGGGGCGAACGCGCGGGTGTGCAGGTCGTCAAGCGCGAGCGCGGAGCTGACCCCGCCAGCGTGTGCTACGACACACTCGACGCCGCCGAGCGGCAGGGGAGCAACCTCGTGCTCATCGACACGGCCGGTCGCCTGCAGACGTCGACGGACTTGATGCGCGAGCTGCAAAAAGTCGTGCAGGTCACGCGCAAGCGCGCGCAGATGCCTGTGCACGTCGTGCTCGTCATCGATTCGACGACTGGTCAGAACGGCCTCTCGCAGGCAGGCGAGTTCAACAAGGCGCTCGGCATCGACGGCGTCATCATGACGAAGCTCGACGGCACGGCAAAGGGTGGCATCGCGCTGGCCGTCTCGCACGACCTGCACCTGCCCATCCTGCGCGTAGGCGTCGGCGAGACGATCGAGGACCTGCGACCCTTCGACGCGCATGAGTTCGCCCAGGCCCTCATCACCGGTCAGGAGGACTAG
- the smc gene encoding chromosome segregation protein SMC: MYLKSLTLKGFKSFADRTRMVFDPGLTVVVGPNGSGKSNISDSILWVLGEQSAKHLRGQAMEDVVFAGSSARKPVGVAEVDLVLDNTDHTLPVDFDEVAITRRMYRSGESEYLINGAPSRLLDIQDILHDSGMGKETHSIISQGKLDAILMSRPEERRGLIEEAAGISKHKRRKERSVRKLQAMDEHLQRALDHQREVKRQLRPLERQVERAQRHNELAARESELSVSLAVDDLRRLQAQWAQAETAEREANAQLELADYQLKERQRELEKLQTMLEEKGLFVGDLSEQRRRCQTACDRIDAGLRLLDEKGRNMAARLSEACETTRRSEGRRRDCARELEEARAERSQTHGELEALMERQTKAQLRTREVRGERRKVEDELGEANGRLRTCTRGRDTATVELAKAKDVLENAKVADDMFASRLEQIQEVINRAERDAEAALASCEEADAQLGQAREAQREANERAQQAREAQAQGSTRVREAREALGVAQRDEREARSSLAALQAEIAGLERAAAGEENREPLAARLASDGRVRAAMKARVSEALVVPAELSELVETLVSERMGGFVVPDADTLALVAHCARDAAGAAGRVSVVRGGAARGEADDASLPGYRLVDRISDAPGLEGVASALLGDVRVVDDLDAALAASAVDAAHVYATPAGDTVVGGMLATVGRAPGAGHGLLASRARLRELRDQLDARQSAADEATRALSDADAALDEARRAQDALAAEVARLSGEASQAASEVARITAEGQRRRTAHDRLVAEAQRNRAERERVMTQRAQAAERAETARGQVEVRTKELAQAEDDIASVSEQIARLQERADDVRREDRAAHEEENTCQVNLARARERDRYLESRVGALDSELSDVTRSLDAAREQSRVLGALRRRVAPLRERYAALQQVANAWAERLRDRASLAEADSASLKKTIEDARQAVAQAQRAHTQAITATGDVKAAKSRLDVQVNAAVNAITSHKGVVLEDALQLPEPDDRAADEAELARLRKAIADIGPVNQVAFEEYARLKEHADYVDSQVEDLQHARGALTKILAAIDRKMKNGFVSTFEAVDKNFQEIFGLLFPGGAGHLEMTDPDNPAETGIEVIAQPRGKRVGKMSLLSGGERSLTALGLLFAVYTTRTVPFYVLDEVEAALDDSNLDRLLDAIERLRHRTQLIVISHQRRTMERADVLYGVSMQADGVSRVISQRIGEATSAAAAAKRG, translated from the coding sequence TTGTACCTCAAGTCTCTCACCCTCAAGGGCTTCAAGTCGTTTGCCGACCGCACGCGCATGGTGTTCGACCCCGGCCTCACAGTCGTCGTCGGGCCCAACGGGTCGGGCAAGTCAAACATCTCGGACTCCATCCTGTGGGTCCTGGGCGAGCAGAGCGCCAAGCACTTGCGCGGCCAGGCGATGGAGGACGTCGTGTTCGCCGGTTCGTCGGCACGCAAGCCCGTCGGCGTCGCAGAGGTCGACCTCGTGCTCGACAACACGGACCACACGCTTCCGGTCGACTTCGACGAGGTGGCCATCACGCGCCGCATGTATCGCTCGGGCGAGAGCGAGTACCTCATCAACGGCGCGCCGTCGCGCCTGCTCGACATCCAGGACATCCTGCACGACTCTGGCATGGGCAAGGAGACGCACTCCATCATCAGCCAGGGCAAGCTCGACGCCATACTCATGAGCCGGCCCGAGGAGCGTCGCGGCCTCATCGAGGAGGCGGCCGGCATCTCGAAGCACAAGAGGCGCAAAGAGCGCTCCGTGCGAAAGCTCCAGGCCATGGACGAGCACCTGCAGCGCGCCCTCGACCACCAGCGCGAGGTGAAGCGCCAGCTGCGCCCGCTTGAGCGGCAGGTTGAGCGCGCGCAGCGCCACAACGAGCTCGCGGCGCGCGAGAGCGAGCTGTCCGTGTCGCTCGCCGTTGACGACCTGCGGCGCCTGCAGGCACAGTGGGCCCAGGCCGAGACGGCGGAGCGCGAGGCAAACGCCCAGCTTGAGCTCGCCGACTACCAGCTCAAGGAGAGGCAGCGCGAGCTGGAGAAGCTGCAGACGATGCTCGAGGAGAAAGGCCTGTTCGTCGGCGACCTCTCCGAGCAGCGCCGACGCTGTCAGACGGCCTGCGACCGCATCGATGCCGGCCTGCGCCTGCTCGACGAGAAGGGCCGCAACATGGCAGCCCGCCTGTCCGAGGCGTGCGAGACAACGCGCCGCAGCGAGGGACGCCGTCGCGACTGCGCGCGCGAGCTCGAGGAGGCGCGAGCCGAGCGTTCGCAGACGCATGGCGAGCTCGAAGCGCTCATGGAGCGACAGACGAAGGCCCAGCTGCGCACGCGCGAGGTTCGCGGGGAGCGCCGCAAGGTCGAAGACGAGCTCGGCGAGGCGAACGGCCGCCTGCGGACGTGCACGCGCGGGCGCGACACGGCGACGGTCGAGCTCGCGAAGGCAAAAGACGTGCTCGAGAACGCCAAGGTGGCTGACGACATGTTTGCGTCGCGCCTCGAGCAGATCCAAGAGGTCATCAATCGTGCGGAGCGCGACGCCGAGGCGGCGCTCGCGTCCTGCGAGGAGGCCGATGCCCAGCTCGGGCAGGCGCGCGAGGCGCAGCGCGAGGCGAATGAGCGTGCGCAGCAGGCCCGCGAGGCGCAGGCCCAAGGGTCGACGCGCGTGCGCGAGGCCCGCGAGGCGCTAGGCGTCGCTCAGCGAGACGAGCGCGAGGCCCGCTCTTCCCTTGCGGCGCTCCAGGCCGAGATCGCCGGCCTCGAGCGCGCGGCGGCGGGCGAGGAGAACCGCGAGCCTCTCGCTGCCCGCCTCGCCTCCGACGGGCGCGTGCGCGCTGCGATGAAGGCACGCGTGTCTGAGGCGCTCGTCGTGCCAGCCGAGTTGTCCGAGCTCGTGGAGACGCTCGTGTCCGAGCGCATGGGCGGCTTTGTCGTGCCCGACGCTGACACGCTTGCACTCGTGGCCCACTGCGCGCGCGACGCCGCGGGTGCAGCAGGGCGCGTGAGCGTCGTGCGCGGAGGGGCCGCTCGCGGCGAGGCGGACGACGCGAGCCTGCCGGGATATCGTCTAGTCGACCGCATCTCCGACGCGCCGGGGCTGGAGGGCGTCGCTTCGGCACTGCTCGGTGACGTGCGCGTTGTGGACGACCTTGACGCAGCGCTTGCGGCGAGCGCTGTCGACGCAGCACATGTTTACGCGACGCCTGCGGGCGACACGGTGGTCGGTGGGATGCTTGCGACGGTGGGGCGCGCTCCCGGTGCGGGTCACGGTCTGCTGGCGAGCCGCGCGCGCCTGCGCGAGCTGCGCGACCAGCTCGACGCGCGCCAGAGCGCCGCCGACGAGGCGACGCGCGCCCTCTCCGACGCTGATGCGGCTCTCGACGAGGCGCGCCGCGCCCAGGACGCACTCGCTGCCGAAGTGGCGCGCTTGTCGGGCGAGGCCTCGCAGGCTGCGTCCGAAGTCGCGCGCATCACGGCTGAGGGTCAGCGCCGCCGCACGGCCCATGACCGGCTCGTCGCCGAGGCCCAGCGCAATCGGGCCGAGCGCGAGCGCGTGATGACACAGCGCGCACAGGCGGCGGAGCGTGCCGAGACGGCACGCGGCCAGGTTGAGGTGCGCACGAAGGAGCTAGCTCAGGCGGAAGACGACATCGCGTCCGTCTCGGAGCAGATCGCACGCCTGCAGGAGCGCGCCGACGACGTGCGCCGCGAGGACCGCGCTGCTCATGAGGAAGAGAACACCTGCCAGGTCAACCTCGCCCGGGCGCGCGAGCGCGACCGCTACCTCGAGAGCCGCGTCGGAGCGCTCGATTCGGAGCTCTCCGACGTCACACGTTCCCTCGACGCGGCCCGCGAGCAGTCGCGCGTCCTTGGGGCCCTTCGGCGCCGCGTCGCTCCGCTGCGCGAGCGATACGCCGCCCTGCAGCAGGTCGCCAACGCCTGGGCCGAGCGCCTGCGCGACCGCGCGAGCCTCGCCGAGGCGGACTCCGCTTCGCTCAAGAAGACGATCGAGGACGCGCGTCAGGCCGTCGCGCAGGCCCAGCGCGCCCACACGCAGGCCATCACGGCAACCGGCGACGTCAAGGCCGCAAAGAGCCGCCTTGACGTGCAGGTCAACGCCGCAGTCAACGCCATCACGTCGCACAAGGGCGTCGTGCTCGAAGACGCATTGCAGCTTCCCGAGCCGGACGACCGCGCGGCGGACGAGGCAGAGCTCGCGCGCTTGCGCAAGGCCATCGCCGACATTGGCCCGGTCAACCAGGTGGCGTTCGAGGAGTACGCGCGGCTCAAGGAGCACGCCGACTACGTCGACAGCCAGGTCGAAGACCTGCAGCACGCCCGCGGGGCGCTCACGAAGATCCTCGCCGCAATCGACCGTAAGATGAAGAACGGCTTCGTCTCAACGTTCGAAGCCGTCGACAAGAACTTCCAGGAGATTTTCGGCCTGCTGTTCCCCGGCGGCGCCGGACACCTCGAGATGACGGACCCCGACAATCCGGCCGAGACGGGCATCGAGGTCATCGCCCAGCCGCGCGGCAAGCGCGTCGGCAAGATGTCGCTGCTGTCGGGCGGTGAGCGCTCGCTGACGGCGCTCGGCCTGCTGTTTGCGGTCTACACGACGCGCACGGTGCCGTTCTACGTGCTTGACGAGGTCGAGGCGGCACTCGACGACTCGAACCTCGACCGTCTGCTCGACGCCATCGAGCGTCTGCGCCACCGCACCCAGCTCATCGTCATCTCGCACCAACGGCGCACGATGGAGCGTGCTGACGTCCTGTATGGCGTCTCCATGCAGGCCGATGGCGTGAGCCGCGTCATCTCGCAGCGCATCGGCGAGGCGACAAGCGCTGCTGCGGCTGCAAAACGCGGGTAA
- the rnc gene encoding ribonuclease III: protein MWKIHRIEEILGHQFKDPSLIRSAITHPSATEGQHVSACYERLEFLGDSVVGMVVAEELFEQFPDLDEGGLTRLKVSLISGESLSAAAKERGIDEVIVFGLSERGTGARGLHSALENVYEAVTGALYLDAGMEEARRWIIDTLQPHLAPWRSVMPENPKSLLQEKTQADVHETPHYVLVSEEGPAHEPTFVSRCVVGDRVVGEGTGSSKKEAESAAAAKALVAMGYIDAPASDVAFDSAQPWPLHPIEMRQD, encoded by the coding sequence CTGTGGAAGATCCATCGCATCGAGGAGATCCTCGGCCACCAGTTCAAGGACCCGTCGCTCATCCGCTCTGCAATCACGCACCCGAGCGCCACGGAGGGCCAGCACGTCTCGGCCTGCTACGAGCGCCTTGAGTTCCTGGGGGACTCCGTCGTGGGCATGGTCGTTGCCGAGGAGCTGTTCGAGCAGTTCCCCGACCTCGACGAGGGCGGCCTGACGCGCCTCAAGGTCTCGCTCATTTCGGGCGAGTCGCTCTCGGCGGCCGCCAAGGAGCGCGGCATCGACGAGGTTATCGTCTTTGGCTTGTCGGAGCGCGGCACGGGCGCACGCGGCCTGCACTCCGCGCTCGAGAACGTCTACGAGGCCGTGACGGGCGCGCTCTACCTCGATGCTGGCATGGAGGAGGCGCGCCGCTGGATCATCGACACGCTGCAGCCGCACCTCGCGCCGTGGCGCTCCGTCATGCCGGAGAACCCCAAGTCGCTGCTGCAGGAGAAGACACAGGCTGACGTCCACGAGACGCCGCACTACGTGCTCGTGAGCGAGGAGGGCCCCGCACACGAGCCCACATTCGTGTCGCGCTGCGTCGTGGGCGACCGCGTCGTGGGCGAAGGCACGGGCTCGTCGAAGAAGGAGGCGGAGAGCGCGGCGGCCGCCAAGGCCCTCGTCGCCATGGGCTACATCGACGCGCCGGCGTCAGACGTCGCGTTCGACTCCGCGCAGCCCTGGCCGCTGCACCCTATCGAGATGAGGCAGGACTAG
- the plsX gene encoding phosphate acyltransferase PlsX, whose product MVVQQGTTEPVSVVVDVMGGDEPPQVVLEGIERALAADAGLTVIACGPAELVEPFAASHERCEAHACTQVIGMEEHPVEAIRSKRDSSIVVGCRLVREGRAQGFFSAGSTGACMSAATLVVGRIKGIDRPALTTALPGTTPTVFLDMGANADCKPNNIVQFAHMGCAYAKVVLGVDEPRVGLLNIGSEDTKGSMEAQARFAALKEQVPAFVGNAEGTDLMGDAFDVIVTDGFTGNIALKTMEGTTKFVLKKIKQVATSSLSAKIGGALLHPALSGLKAELSGDEYGGAVLLGVKGVVVIGHGATSPDAVMNGTLVATNAARGHLVERIGELCA is encoded by the coding sequence ATGGTCGTGCAGCAGGGTACAACAGAGCCGGTGAGTGTTGTTGTTGACGTCATGGGAGGCGACGAGCCGCCCCAGGTCGTCCTCGAGGGCATAGAGCGTGCCCTCGCCGCAGACGCCGGCCTCACGGTCATCGCATGTGGTCCCGCTGAGCTCGTCGAGCCGTTTGCCGCGTCGCACGAGCGCTGTGAGGCGCACGCGTGCACGCAGGTTATCGGCATGGAGGAGCATCCCGTCGAGGCCATACGATCCAAGCGCGACTCCTCCATCGTCGTCGGCTGCCGCCTCGTGCGCGAGGGACGCGCCCAGGGCTTCTTCTCCGCGGGCTCGACCGGTGCGTGCATGAGCGCAGCGACGCTCGTCGTCGGGCGCATCAAGGGCATCGACCGCCCCGCCCTCACGACGGCTCTGCCCGGTACGACGCCGACTGTCTTCCTCGACATGGGCGCCAACGCCGACTGCAAGCCAAATAACATCGTACAGTTTGCCCACATGGGCTGTGCCTACGCCAAAGTTGTCCTCGGCGTTGACGAGCCGCGCGTCGGCCTGCTCAACATCGGCTCGGAGGACACGAAGGGCTCCATGGAGGCGCAGGCGCGCTTCGCCGCGCTCAAGGAGCAGGTCCCCGCCTTTGTGGGCAACGCCGAGGGCACCGACCTCATGGGTGACGCGTTTGACGTCATCGTGACGGACGGCTTTACGGGCAATATCGCGCTCAAGACGATGGAAGGAACCACGAAGTTCGTCCTGAAGAAGATCAAGCAGGTGGCGACATCTTCGCTGTCGGCGAAGATCGGGGGAGCGCTGCTGCACCCGGCCCTGTCCGGCCTCAAGGCCGAGCTGTCCGGCGACGAGTATGGCGGCGCCGTGCTGCTCGGCGTCAAGGGCGTCGTCGTCATCGGGCACGGTGCCACGTCGCCCGATGCCGTCATGAACGGCACACTCGTTGCGACAAACGCCGCGCGCGGTCATCTCGTGGAGCGCATCGGCGAGCTGTGCGCCTAG
- the rpmF gene encoding 50S ribosomal protein L32, whose protein sequence is MAVPKRKTGRMKTRSRYASHMRNVKTCETSVCPQCGAPKRPHCVCPNCGTYKGREVIAVD, encoded by the coding sequence ATGGCAGTTCCCAAGCGTAAAACCGGTCGTATGAAGACGCGTTCCCGTTACGCCTCCCACATGCGTAATGTCAAGACGTGCGAGACGTCCGTGTGCCCCCAGTGCGGCGCTCCGAAGCGTCCTCACTGCGTTTGCCCCAACTGCGGCACCTATAAGGGCCGCGAGGTCATCGCTGTCGACTAA
- a CDS encoding DUF177 domain-containing protein, whose product MAATAFEPIEISILAGLESPGDTISRAGHIDMAEFDLGGHAFELASGLDYDVALTNTGEGVLVTGIVRGEATTPCDRCLEPATVDIAGEISCYYLHTEPEVDDEDDEEYGLISPEGTIDIAPAIQGAVVMDLPFIVLCREDCKGLCPTCGCNLNEETCDCAKRAENEVDPMNPFAALASLTLQDSDPEA is encoded by the coding sequence ATGGCCGCGACGGCTTTTGAGCCCATCGAGATATCCATCCTCGCCGGTCTCGAGTCCCCGGGCGACACGATCTCCCGTGCCGGTCATATCGACATGGCGGAGTTCGACCTCGGCGGCCATGCCTTCGAGCTTGCTTCGGGACTCGACTACGATGTTGCGCTCACGAACACGGGCGAGGGGGTGCTCGTGACGGGTATCGTGCGCGGCGAGGCAACGACGCCGTGCGACCGCTGCCTCGAGCCGGCCACCGTCGACATCGCAGGCGAGATATCGTGCTACTACCTGCACACGGAACCTGAGGTTGACGACGAGGACGATGAGGAGTATGGCCTCATCTCTCCCGAGGGAACCATCGACATCGCCCCGGCGATCCAGGGTGCCGTCGTGATGGACCTCCCGTTCATCGTGCTGTGCCGCGAAGACTGCAAGGGTCTGTGCCCTACGTGCGGTTGCAACCTCAACGAAGAGACGTGCGACTGCGCAAAGCGCGCCGAGAACGAGGTCGATCCCATGAACCCGTTTGCGGCACTCGCGTCGCTGACGTTGCAGGACAGCGATCCCGAGGCGTGA
- a CDS encoding ATPase, which produces MPGSDIEAFIEELEDLINNAKAPLAGGGSKKIIDADAAYEILDDIKGALPEEFQKARRILRERDEILDSAEEEAQHIVKDAQDKADTLASDQEIVRLANNQAEEIKRRADSEAREIRYWAENSAEQTFGKLEEELQGVIDKTNSLLSQMTYCRELLSGRGSNDERADGDEPHDED; this is translated from the coding sequence ATGCCCGGCAGCGATATCGAAGCTTTCATCGAGGAGCTCGAGGACCTGATCAACAACGCGAAGGCGCCACTTGCCGGCGGCGGCTCCAAGAAGATCATCGACGCCGACGCGGCGTACGAGATCCTCGACGACATCAAGGGCGCCCTGCCCGAAGAGTTCCAGAAGGCCCGCCGCATCCTGCGCGAGCGCGACGAGATCCTGGACTCCGCCGAGGAAGAGGCCCAGCACATCGTCAAGGACGCCCAGGACAAGGCCGACACGCTGGCCAGCGACCAGGAGATCGTCCGTCTGGCCAACAACCAGGCCGAGGAGATCAAGCGCCGCGCCGACTCTGAGGCGCGCGAGATCCGCTACTGGGCCGAGAATTCCGCAGAGCAGACGTTCGGCAAGCTCGAGGAGGAGCTCCAGGGCGTCATCGACAAGACGAACAGCCTGCTCAGCCAGATGACGTACTGCCGCGAGCTGCTGTCGGGCCGCGGGTCGAACGACGAGCGCGCCGACGGCGACGAGCCGCACGACGAGGACTAG
- the coaD gene encoding pantetheine-phosphate adenylyltransferase — MSDVTQADSEAQGSHPIRRFVVPGTYDPITRGHLDVIERATRLCDEVVVAVAASRDKRGGPAFSLEKRVELARVATSHLPTVSVQPFSGLLVQLAHEVGATAVVKGLRVMTDFEYELQQASLNGRLDPSISTIYVMAGSDYAYVSSSAVREMAKLGGDVAAFVTPNVEAALRELYGPQTWFSPAR, encoded by the coding sequence ATGAGTGACGTCACGCAGGCGGACTCGGAGGCGCAGGGCTCCCACCCCATACGGCGCTTCGTCGTGCCGGGCACGTACGACCCCATCACGCGCGGCCACCTCGACGTCATCGAGCGTGCGACGCGCCTGTGCGACGAGGTCGTCGTCGCCGTGGCGGCGTCACGCGACAAGCGGGGCGGCCCCGCGTTCTCGCTTGAGAAGCGCGTCGAGCTTGCACGCGTTGCGACGAGCCACCTGCCCACCGTGAGCGTTCAGCCGTTCTCCGGCCTGCTCGTGCAGCTTGCCCACGAGGTGGGCGCCACGGCCGTCGTCAAAGGCCTGCGCGTCATGACCGACTTCGAGTACGAGCTCCAGCAGGCGAGCCTCAACGGCCGCCTCGACCCGAGCATCAGCACGATCTACGTCATGGCCGGCTCTGACTACGCCTACGTGTCATCGTCGGCCGTGCGCGAGATGGCTAAGCTCGGCGGCGACGTCGCGGCGTTCGTGACGCCCAACGTCGAGGCTGCCCTGCGCGAGCTCTATGGGCCCCAGACGTGGTTCTCTCCGGCACGCTGA
- the rsmD gene encoding 16S rRNA (guanine(966)-N(2))-methyltransferase RsmD, with product MRIVGGSWRGRAIAAPDGRDTRPTIDRVRESIASIVLSRTGSLDGASVLDAFGGSGAMGLEMLSRGAAHATMYDMDTKALACMRGNVEHLGVARERVSVVRGDVTQAASRGRVYGAPFDVVLLDPPYAMSAADVSSLMGALAERGMLNDGCVVIYERDAKGPELGVAGLHADGSKTYGTTAVDALVWDPSRPTADASGGEGEACDE from the coding sequence ATGAGAATCGTCGGAGGAAGCTGGCGGGGCCGTGCCATCGCGGCGCCGGACGGACGGGACACCCGCCCAACGATCGATCGTGTGCGCGAGTCTATCGCGTCCATTGTTCTGTCGCGCACGGGGAGCCTGGACGGTGCCTCCGTGCTCGACGCGTTTGGCGGATCGGGCGCCATGGGCCTCGAGATGCTGTCGCGCGGTGCCGCCCACGCGACGATGTACGACATGGACACTAAGGCATTGGCATGCATGCGCGGCAATGTCGAGCACCTGGGCGTTGCCCGCGAGCGCGTGAGCGTCGTGCGCGGCGACGTGACGCAGGCCGCCTCGCGCGGCCGCGTGTACGGCGCGCCCTTCGACGTCGTGCTGCTCGACCCGCCCTATGCCATGTCCGCCGCCGACGTGTCCTCTCTCATGGGCGCGCTCGCCGAGCGCGGCATGCTCAACGACGGGTGTGTCGTCATCTACGAGCGCGACGCCAAGGGGCCTGAGCTCGGTGTGGCGGGCCTGCACGCCGACGGCTCGAAGACGTATGGAACGACGGCGGTCGACGCGCTTGTGTGGGACCCGAGTCGCCCCACAGCCGACGCCAGCGGGGGAGAAGGGGAGGCGTGCGATGAGTGA